In the genome of Dehalococcoidia bacterium, one region contains:
- a CDS encoding UbiA family prenyltransferase — protein MDLAQLLQRFGRGAERAAVASGRWRVFRGRWAAGGLYFLFPYNRLLYGLNDVFAFASDRLNPRKRSIEGAVIRPRYFRALINAIIVTNLRLLAMLFATSSAPAAALAFLLFTSIAYSAPPLRFKEVPFLDSFTSATQFVTPLVFGLLYGHAGVFAWLEVIAFTLWAMASQAFGAIQDPTPDRTAGLAPVATYLGLRRTAWFSLSLSLLAVALLLAAQQSLVYLCVVAAFLLYPAYVLWFLRAPPEASEHRHWRFFLYLTLIAGMIITRAFILHVRSSPWGRAAASVQRAGQAIACCGRGALQRT, from the coding sequence GTGGATCTGGCACAGCTCCTGCAGCGGTTCGGCCGCGGCGCAGAGCGGGCCGCCGTGGCGAGCGGCCGCTGGCGGGTGTTCCGGGGGCGGTGGGCGGCCGGCGGACTCTATTTCCTCTTCCCGTACAATCGTCTGCTCTACGGACTGAACGACGTCTTCGCCTTCGCCTCAGACCGGCTCAACCCGCGCAAGCGCTCGATCGAGGGCGCCGTGATCCGGCCGCGGTATTTCCGGGCGCTGATCAACGCGATCATCGTCACGAACCTACGCCTGCTGGCCATGCTGTTCGCCACCAGCAGCGCACCCGCGGCGGCGCTGGCGTTTCTGCTGTTTACCAGCATCGCCTACAGCGCGCCGCCGCTGCGCTTCAAAGAAGTCCCGTTTCTCGACTCGTTCACCTCCGCCACGCAGTTCGTCACGCCGCTCGTCTTCGGCCTGCTGTACGGTCACGCCGGCGTGTTTGCCTGGCTGGAAGTGATCGCCTTCACCCTGTGGGCGATGGCCTCGCAGGCGTTCGGCGCAATCCAGGACCCCACGCCCGATCGCACCGCGGGCCTGGCCCCCGTCGCGACCTATCTCGGCCTGCGGCGTACGGCCTGGTTCTCGCTTTCGCTCTCTCTGCTCGCCGTGGCGCTGCTGCTCGCCGCGCAACAGTCGCTGGTGTATCTGTGCGTGGTGGCCGCGTTCCTGCTCTATCCGGCGTACGTGCTCTGGTTCCTTCGGGCGCCACCTGAGGCTTCAGAGCACCGCCACTGGCGCTTCTTCCTCTACCTCACTCTCATCGCCGGCATGATCATCACCCGGGCGTTCATCCTGCATGTGCGTTCATCGCCGTGGGGCCGAGCGGCCGCGTCGGTGCAGAGGGCGGGCCAGGCGATCGCTTGCTGCGGGCGGGGTGCGCTTCAGCGCACGTAG
- a CDS encoding helix-turn-helix domain-containing protein, which translates to MIGVSRSRLYEYLASGAIESFRADRGIRLIPVEALRAWVEQQRVAARGT; encoded by the coding sequence ATGATTGGCGTTTCGCGCTCGCGCCTCTACGAGTACCTAGCGAGCGGCGCGATTGAGTCGTTCCGCGCCGATCGCGGCATCCGGTTGATCCCGGTCGAGGCGCTGCGCGCCTGGGTCGAGCAGCAGCGCGTCGCCGCGCGAGGCACTTAA
- a CDS encoding acyl-CoA dehydrogenase family protein, which translates to MELQFGEKEEALRAEVRSFLAQHLPRDLENGGSMGARNDEAFAAAQRFNTELGKRGWIAPAWPREYGGLGASIYEQMVFNEEFGYAGAPDTGTRGFGVGMIGPTLIIHGSEEQKKEHLPRITSGEAIWCQGYSEPGAGSDLASLQTRAVRDGDDYVVNGQKIWTSGGHRANWMFMLARTDPDAPKHRGISFLLLDIKHTPGVQVRPLINMANRHHFNEVFFEDVRIPRRNLVGEENRGWYVGMTLLDFERSGIGGTAAQRRTLEKLSAWLKDQPVEKRERHRLGLANLVIENNVAKYLGYRIGDMQAKGRHPNYEASVIKIFQSELGQRIYRYGVNMVGLPGQLVPEEPRAPFSGELPEGYLTSVPTSIFSGTNEIQRNLIATRGLGLPRG; encoded by the coding sequence GTGGAACTGCAGTTCGGCGAAAAGGAGGAGGCGCTGCGCGCGGAGGTGCGCAGCTTCCTCGCACAGCACCTGCCCAGGGATCTCGAGAACGGCGGCTCGATGGGCGCCCGCAACGATGAGGCGTTCGCCGCGGCGCAACGCTTCAACACCGAGCTGGGCAAGCGCGGCTGGATCGCGCCGGCCTGGCCGAGAGAGTACGGGGGTCTCGGCGCCTCGATCTACGAGCAGATGGTCTTCAACGAGGAGTTCGGCTACGCCGGCGCGCCGGACACCGGCACACGCGGCTTTGGCGTCGGCATGATCGGCCCCACGCTGATCATCCACGGCTCCGAGGAGCAGAAAAAGGAGCACCTGCCGCGCATCACCAGCGGCGAGGCGATCTGGTGCCAGGGCTACTCTGAGCCGGGCGCCGGCTCGGACCTGGCGTCGTTGCAGACGCGCGCGGTGCGCGACGGCGACGACTACGTCGTCAACGGCCAGAAGATCTGGACCTCCGGCGGCCACCGCGCCAATTGGATGTTCATGCTGGCGCGCACGGACCCGGACGCGCCCAAGCACCGCGGCATCTCGTTTCTCTTGCTCGACATCAAGCACACGCCCGGCGTGCAGGTGCGCCCGCTGATCAACATGGCGAACCGGCATCACTTCAACGAGGTGTTCTTCGAGGACGTGCGCATTCCGCGCAGGAACCTCGTGGGCGAGGAGAATCGCGGCTGGTACGTCGGCATGACGCTGCTTGACTTCGAGCGCTCCGGTATCGGCGGCACGGCGGCGCAGCGGCGCACGCTGGAGAAGCTGAGCGCCTGGCTGAAGGACCAGCCGGTGGAGAAGCGCGAGCGGCACCGGCTCGGCCTGGCAAACCTGGTGATCGAGAACAACGTGGCGAAGTATCTGGGCTATCGCATCGGCGACATGCAGGCGAAGGGCCGCCACCCCAACTACGAAGCCTCGGTGATCAAGATCTTCCAGTCGGAGCTGGGGCAGCGCATCTACCGCTACGGCGTGAACATGGTGGGGCTGCCCGGCCAGCTCGTGCCGGAAGAGCCGCGGGCGCCGTTTTCCGGCGAGCTGCCGGAGGGCTACCTGACCTCGGTGCCGACGAGCATTTTCTCCGGCACCAACGAGATCCAGCGCAACCTGATCGCCACGCGTGGCCTGGGCCTGCCGCGGGGCTAG
- a CDS encoding serine hydrolase encodes MANRRDRGLDRFINPPAPDRSSHRAGRVLAPSARATALRPVAEPRTTRHAARPPATSHPLPLRVYLLLAITFGAAVLGVRALGRRPHGGSSEAASAGAVAAQGAAAASAPASWVDPAVVQRYQAQLSGLLAGRDGKYGFVALDLTTGVALLNDADTQYRAASVNKLPIVIDLYRRAAAGQIDLDATTAIADDEIQHYGTGTIQSQGSGQVYSYRDLAKLAIEESDNTAAFVLGKRLGLDSVQADLQSWGLKATSLVDNLTTARDAAVLLSLLQQHKLLSAAATNEVLAFMQNTVWTDRLQSGVPATIPVAHKIGTDVDVFNDAAIFLAPVHPYIAVALGSGVGEDDGNATLTALSRLVYQFEAALPAATHQTHH; translated from the coding sequence GTGGCCAACCGTCGCGATCGCGGCCTTGACCGCTTCATCAACCCACCCGCCCCCGATCGCTCCAGCCACCGGGCCGGCCGCGTCCTGGCGCCCAGCGCCCGCGCGACAGCCCTGCGACCGGTCGCGGAGCCGCGCACCACCCGGCACGCGGCACGCCCGCCGGCAACGTCCCATCCGCTGCCGCTGCGCGTCTATCTGCTGCTGGCGATCACGTTCGGCGCGGCGGTACTGGGCGTGCGCGCCCTCGGCCGCCGCCCCCACGGCGGCAGCTCGGAAGCGGCGAGCGCGGGGGCCGTGGCCGCCCAGGGCGCGGCGGCAGCCTCCGCGCCGGCGAGCTGGGTCGATCCCGCCGTCGTGCAGCGCTATCAGGCGCAGCTCAGCGGCCTGCTCGCCGGGCGCGACGGCAAGTACGGCTTCGTGGCCCTCGATCTCACGACGGGTGTCGCCCTGCTCAACGATGCGGATACGCAGTACCGCGCCGCGAGCGTGAACAAGCTGCCGATCGTGATCGACCTCTACCGTCGGGCCGCGGCGGGCCAGATCGATCTCGACGCGACCACGGCGATCGCCGACGACGAGATCCAGCATTACGGCACCGGCACAATCCAGTCGCAGGGCTCCGGCCAGGTCTACTCCTACCGCGACCTGGCGAAGCTCGCGATCGAGGAGAGCGACAACACCGCCGCCTTCGTGCTCGGCAAGCGCCTCGGCCTCGACAGCGTGCAGGCCGACCTGCAGTCGTGGGGGCTCAAGGCCACCTCGCTGGTGGACAACCTGACCACCGCCCGCGATGCCGCCGTGCTGCTCAGCCTGCTGCAGCAGCACAAGCTGCTGTCCGCGGCCGCCACGAACGAGGTGCTCGCGTTCATGCAAAACACGGTCTGGACTGACCGCCTGCAGTCCGGCGTCCCGGCCACGATCCCCGTCGCCCACAAGATCGGCACCGATGTTGATGTCTTCAACGACGCGGCGATCTTCCTCGCGCCCGTGCATCCCTACATCGCCGTGGCCCTGGGCTCCGGCGTCGGCGAGGACGACGGCAACGCGACGTTGACCGCCCTCTCACGCCTCGTCTACCAGTTCGAAGCCGCGCTGCCCGCGGCCACGCACCAGACGCATCATTAG
- a CDS encoding PHP domain-containing protein, with product MSQRRIETNQDLAELLSDVAVAYKIRGRNRFEAQAYESAAAGVEHATRNARELWQQGTLTEIPGIGKGIAGYLEELFRSGHVRHFEEVFAGIPEAVFDLVKIPGVGPATAQKLAGAGVEDLRDLEMKITSGGLAGKGFSAKALEKLGSGLGELQRRSGRLLLPAAERLAAELLVHLRGSGLVVAAEAAGSLRRRVATIGDLDLAAASERPADLIAHFATAPGVARLIESGPSAASVTLHSGVRVDLLTAPPHNYGALLHHFTGSKQHNIHLRAIARQRGLSISELGVLRLADGVVLPAATEDEVYDLLEMQTPPPELREDSGEIEAALAHTLPQLIEAAAIRGDCHTHTRWSDGANSMAEMVAACGALGRSYMVITDHSYPNLDFAARSRELDALRASNRGIRLIDGLEVNITSEGGLQVPDAILSRHEYCIGSIHSSFRQPREEMTARLLSALANPNINGIAHPTGRLINQREGIDADWGAVMAACLRHDKFLEIDGWPDRLDLPDGLVREAVRRGVKLVIDSDAHATDQLPALRYGVEVARRGWAGAANVLNTLPYEQFVQEAHVRLRD from the coding sequence ATGAGTCAGCGGCGCATTGAGACCAACCAGGACCTGGCCGAGCTGCTGAGCGACGTTGCGGTCGCCTACAAGATTCGCGGCCGCAACCGCTTCGAGGCCCAGGCCTATGAGAGCGCCGCCGCCGGCGTCGAACACGCCACGCGCAACGCCCGTGAGCTGTGGCAGCAGGGCACGCTCACCGAGATTCCCGGCATCGGTAAGGGCATCGCCGGCTACCTGGAGGAGCTGTTCCGCAGCGGCCATGTGCGCCACTTCGAGGAGGTGTTCGCGGGCATTCCCGAGGCGGTCTTCGACCTGGTGAAGATCCCCGGTGTCGGCCCGGCGACAGCGCAGAAGCTGGCCGGCGCCGGGGTCGAAGACTTGCGCGACCTCGAGATGAAGATCACCAGCGGCGGTCTCGCCGGCAAAGGCTTCTCGGCGAAGGCGCTGGAGAAGCTCGGCAGCGGCCTGGGGGAGCTGCAGCGCCGCTCCGGCCGCCTGTTGCTGCCGGCGGCCGAGCGGCTGGCTGCCGAGCTGCTGGTCCACTTGCGCGGGTCGGGCCTCGTGGTCGCGGCCGAGGCGGCGGGCAGCCTGCGGCGGCGCGTCGCGACGATCGGCGATCTCGACCTCGCCGCCGCCAGCGAGCGCCCCGCCGATTTGATCGCCCATTTTGCGACTGCGCCCGGCGTGGCTCGCCTGATCGAATCCGGTCCCTCTGCCGCCAGCGTCACGTTGCACAGCGGGGTGCGTGTCGATCTGCTTACCGCCCCGCCGCACAACTACGGCGCTCTGCTGCACCACTTCACCGGCTCCAAACAGCACAACATTCACCTCCGGGCGATCGCGCGCCAGCGTGGTCTCTCCATCTCTGAGCTGGGCGTGCTGCGCCTGGCGGACGGCGTTGTGCTGCCCGCCGCCACGGAAGATGAAGTCTACGACCTGCTGGAGATGCAGACGCCCCCGCCGGAGCTGCGCGAAGACTCGGGCGAGATCGAGGCGGCGCTGGCGCACACGCTGCCGCAGCTGATCGAAGCGGCGGCGATCCGCGGCGACTGCCACACGCACACGCGCTGGAGCGACGGCGCTAACAGCATGGCCGAGATGGTCGCTGCCTGCGGCGCCCTGGGCCGTTCCTACATGGTGATCACCGATCATTCGTATCCCAACCTCGATTTCGCCGCCCGCTCGCGCGAGTTGGACGCGCTGCGGGCCTCGAATCGCGGCATCCGCCTGATCGACGGGCTGGAAGTGAACATCACCTCCGAGGGCGGCCTGCAGGTGCCCGACGCGATCTTGAGCCGCCACGAGTACTGCATCGGCTCGATCCACAGCAGCTTCCGCCAGCCACGGGAGGAGATGACCGCGCGCCTGCTCTCTGCCCTGGCGAATCCGAACATCAACGGCATCGCCCACCCCACCGGCCGGCTGATCAACCAGCGCGAAGGCATCGACGCCGACTGGGGCGCCGTGATGGCCGCGTGCCTGCGTCATGACAAGTTCTTGGAGATCGATGGCTGGCCGGACCGCCTCGACCTGCCGGACGGGCTGGTGCGCGAGGCGGTGCGCCGCGGCGTGAAGCTCGTGATCGACAGCGACGCCCACGCCACCGATCAGTTGCCGGCGCTGCGCTACGGGGTCGAGGTGGCGCGGCGTGGCTGGGCCGGCGCCGCGAACGTGCTCAATACCCTGCCCTACGAGCAGTTTGTGCAAGAGGCCCATGTGCGCCTGCGCGACTGA
- a CDS encoding TIGR04255 family protein produces MVDKRRYPRPPIREALLDLRVELPADTPLDALAALQEGEEHRYPALNSRMQMHGRFTVGAQVAAEALSTPVGYTFTSEDERQIFQARLDGFTFHRLAPYSQWPDFRQEAHRLWTVYRERLHPITVTRIALRYVNRLDLPETIRDLKEYLRTVPEVSPDLPHGLTGYLMQLQMPQDNAGTMLILNEAIVSPPRPNVTSVLLDLELMRPLQSTPDEAQLWQMIEELHDLMYVGFEASITDRTRNEVMT; encoded by the coding sequence ATGGTCGATAAAAGGCGATATCCGCGGCCGCCGATTCGAGAGGCGTTGCTCGACCTGCGGGTCGAGTTGCCCGCTGATACGCCACTCGATGCCCTGGCGGCCTTGCAGGAAGGCGAAGAGCACAGATACCCGGCTCTCAACTCGCGCATGCAGATGCACGGCCGCTTTACGGTGGGGGCTCAGGTCGCGGCTGAAGCGCTCTCAACGCCAGTCGGGTACACCTTCACGAGCGAGGACGAACGACAGATTTTCCAGGCACGGTTGGACGGCTTTACCTTCCATCGACTGGCGCCCTACAGCCAGTGGCCCGACTTTCGCCAGGAGGCGCACCGGCTCTGGACGGTCTACCGCGAGCGGCTGCATCCGATAACCGTCACAAGGATCGCTCTCCGCTACGTGAACCGTCTTGACCTGCCCGAGACGATCCGAGACTTGAAGGAGTACCTGCGCACCGTGCCGGAGGTGTCGCCTGATTTGCCGCATGGGCTGACGGGGTATCTGATGCAGTTGCAGATGCCACAGGACAATGCAGGCACGATGCTCATTTTGAACGAAGCAATTGTGTCGCCTCCGCGGCCGAACGTGACCTCAGTGCTGCTCGATCTGGAACTTATGCGCCCACTCCAGAGCACACCGGACGAGGCACAGCTCTGGCAGATGATCGAGGAACTGCACGACCTGATGTACGTAGGGTTCGAGGCGTCGATCACCGATCGGACAAGAAATGAGGTAATGACCTGA
- the thyX gene encoding FAD-dependent thymidylate synthase, with amino-acid sequence MAIDVRLLDHSHDPIRSLYMAYRTCYSALTPQQVAARIADERITREQMLIFVDERMRTGHVSPLEQVWFEFAIAGISRAFSHQFVRHRVGISFEQQSQRYVVYKQGRFPFSVPDTVQRAGMGDRFATLMAEIGSFYEELVAAGVPGEDARFVLPNATNTNFKVTINFAALLHLADLRLCTRAQWEFRRVVSLMRAEIFRVYPELARQLQPKCGERRMGYCDESLEAWERCPIGRKRPHKTRLFDLFNAFQRGDEAAAFAAADAPESGLAPLDAGDFQVIETYTEA; translated from the coding sequence ATGGCGATCGACGTGCGGCTGCTCGACCACTCCCACGACCCCATCCGCTCGCTCTACATGGCCTACCGCACGTGCTACTCGGCCTTGACGCCGCAGCAGGTAGCGGCGCGCATCGCGGACGAGCGTATCACGCGTGAGCAGATGCTGATATTCGTAGACGAACGAATGCGGACTGGCCACGTCTCTCCGCTGGAGCAGGTCTGGTTCGAGTTCGCGATCGCCGGGATCAGCCGCGCCTTCTCGCACCAGTTCGTACGGCACCGCGTAGGCATCTCCTTCGAGCAGCAGAGCCAGCGCTACGTCGTGTACAAGCAGGGGCGCTTCCCCTTCAGCGTGCCCGACACGGTGCAGCGCGCGGGTATGGGCGACCGCTTTGCAACGTTGATGGCCGAGATCGGCTCGTTCTACGAAGAACTGGTGGCGGCGGGCGTACCGGGGGAAGACGCGCGCTTTGTCCTGCCCAACGCGACCAATACCAACTTCAAGGTGACGATCAATTTCGCGGCCCTGCTGCACCTGGCCGATCTACGCCTCTGCACGCGCGCGCAGTGGGAGTTCCGCCGCGTGGTCTCGCTGATGCGGGCCGAAATCTTCCGCGTCTATCCGGAGCTGGCGCGACAACTGCAGCCGAAGTGCGGCGAGCGGCGCATGGGTTACTGCGACGAATCGCTGGAAGCCTGGGAACGCTGCCCGATCGGCCGCAAGCGGCCGCACAAGACGCGGCTGTTCGATCTGTTCAACGCCTTCCAGCGGGGCGACGAGGCCGCGGCCTTCGCCGCGGCCGACGCGCCGGAGAGCGGCCTCGCGCCGCTGGACGCCGGGGATTTCCAGGTGATCGAGACCTATACCGAGGCCTGA
- a CDS encoding serine hydrolase, translating to MTAVASLEAGLRRLADAAAADGVEAGLAALQIERGERVRVDADRPFASCSVFKVPVLVEAFRRAAAGEFSLLNRWQLSEDDKTVGSGVLQLLDAHLAPTVHDLLTLMIVISDNTAADILVRRLGAERVTATMRELGLRHTWVSATCRRLFELMDLPRDHRLAPSERARQWKQHPTDPDSPAYHASAENDVTSADDMVDLFAAIQSGAGMERIGLGRAECEPMLAILLRQQLNDRLPRYLPGTLDFAHKTGSLSGAWEIHNDAGVLTLENGEHLAIAAFTRARVPEGAGPRELSALRRRLDDLIAEAARAAYEHWRS from the coding sequence ATGACCGCGGTCGCCTCGCTGGAAGCCGGACTACGCCGTCTGGCGGATGCCGCCGCGGCCGACGGCGTTGAGGCCGGCCTGGCCGCCCTGCAGATCGAGCGTGGTGAGCGGGTCAGAGTCGATGCGGATCGTCCGTTTGCGTCGTGCAGCGTCTTCAAGGTGCCGGTGCTGGTCGAGGCCTTCCGCCGGGCCGCGGCCGGCGAATTCTCGCTGCTCAACCGCTGGCAGCTCAGCGAGGACGACAAGACGGTGGGCAGCGGCGTGCTGCAACTGCTCGACGCGCACCTGGCGCCCACCGTGCATGACCTGCTGACGCTGATGATCGTGATCAGCGATAACACCGCCGCCGACATCCTCGTGCGCCGGCTCGGCGCCGAGCGCGTTACGGCCACGATGCGCGAGTTGGGGCTGCGCCACACCTGGGTCAGCGCCACCTGCCGCCGCCTGTTCGAGCTGATGGATCTGCCGCGCGACCACCGCCTCGCACCATCCGAGCGGGCGCGGCAGTGGAAGCAACACCCAACCGATCCAGACAGCCCCGCCTACCACGCCTCCGCCGAAAACGACGTGACCAGCGCCGACGATATGGTCGATCTCTTCGCCGCGATTCAGAGCGGCGCGGGCATGGAGCGCATCGGCCTGGGTCGCGCCGAGTGTGAGCCGATGCTTGCCATCCTGTTGCGGCAGCAGTTGAACGACCGACTGCCGCGCTACCTGCCCGGCACGCTCGACTTCGCCCACAAGACCGGCTCGCTCAGCGGCGCCTGGGAGATTCACAACGACGCGGGCGTGTTGACCCTGGAGAACGGCGAGCATCTCGCGATCGCGGCCTTCACCCGCGCCCGCGTGCCCGAGGGCGCCGGCCCGCGTGAACTCTCCGCCCTGCGCCGCCGCCTCGACGACCTGATCGCCGAAGCCGCCCGCGCGGCCTACGAGCACTGGCGCTCGTAG
- a CDS encoding type I restriction endonuclease subunit R produces the protein MSVTFTESTVEEAALGWFAALSYTVLHGPEIAPGAERAERNSYGEAVLPARLRAAIARLNPWASAEAREEAHRRLLRRESPSIVADNQRCHRRLVDGVGVEVRDAAGRVRGVNLRLIDFEDPAANDWLVVNQFTVIEDGHNRRPDLVVFVNGLPLAVIELKDPTDEQATIGAAFNQLQTYKQEIPTLFLQNEALVISDGIEARAGSLTADWEWFVPWKTIAGEELAPAQMPRLQVLIEGLFEPRRFLDYLRSFIVFEQDGPQLRKILAAYHQFHAVRRAVEATVQASHVDGDRRAGVVWHTQGSGKSLSMLFYAGQLVLHPALQNPTLVVITDRNDLDDQLYGTFARCAELLRQDPVQATDRAHLRQLLRVASGGVVFTTIQKFSPEERGDRFPLLSDRRNIVVIADEAHRSQYDFVDGYARHLRDALPNATFIGFTGTPIDLEDRSTRAVFGDYISVYDIQRAIDDHTTVPIYYESRLAKLALPEEEQPHLDAEFEELTEGEEETQRERLKTKWAALEAVVGAGRRLELVAEDLVAHFERRQQALLGKGLIVGMSRRICVELYEAIIRLRPAWHSDDDAAGAIKLVMTGSAPDPLTWQPHIRNKPAREALARRFKDPDDPLQLVIVRDMWLTGFDVPALHTMYVDKPMRGHGLMQAIARVNRVFRDKPGGLVVDYLGFADQLKRALAQYTAGGGAGQPTVDQREAVAVTQEKVEIVAAFFHGFDASPFKAGTAAEKLAVLPAAQEHILAQADGKRRYLVAVSELSKAFALAVPADEAMAMIDDLRFYQAVQAVLGKESIRTQRAPDELDHAIRQLISQAIAPEGVVDIFAAAGLAKPDLSILSDQFLAEVQALPQKNLAVEVLRKLLNDEIKTRSAKNAVQARSFGELLQRAVLAYQNRSIETAQVIEQLIQLAKELEHAQRRGEQLGLREDELAFYDALRLSASAVDVMGDATLAAIARELVAKVRANVTVDWTVREDARAALRALVRRVLRHHRYPPDAQPEAITGVLQQAELFAADWAA, from the coding sequence ATGTCCGTAACGTTCACCGAGTCCACCGTCGAAGAGGCTGCCCTTGGCTGGTTTGCGGCGCTGAGCTACACGGTGCTGCATGGGCCGGAGATTGCGCCCGGCGCCGAGCGTGCCGAGCGCAACTCATACGGCGAGGCGGTGCTGCCGGCGCGGCTGCGCGCCGCCATCGCCCGGCTCAACCCCTGGGCTTCGGCCGAGGCGCGCGAGGAGGCCCATCGCCGGCTGCTGCGCCGTGAGTCGCCCTCGATCGTGGCCGACAACCAGCGCTGCCACCGCCGGCTGGTGGACGGCGTCGGCGTCGAGGTCCGCGACGCGGCGGGCCGTGTGCGCGGGGTCAATCTGCGCCTGATCGATTTCGAGGACCCCGCCGCCAACGACTGGCTCGTGGTCAATCAGTTCACCGTGATCGAGGACGGCCACAACCGCCGGCCCGACCTCGTCGTCTTCGTCAACGGCCTGCCGCTCGCCGTGATCGAGCTGAAGGACCCCACCGACGAGCAGGCCACGATCGGCGCCGCCTTCAACCAGCTCCAAACCTACAAACAGGAGATCCCCACGCTCTTTCTCCAGAACGAGGCGCTGGTCATCTCCGACGGCATCGAGGCGCGGGCCGGCTCGCTGACGGCAGACTGGGAATGGTTCGTGCCCTGGAAGACGATCGCAGGCGAGGAGCTGGCCCCGGCGCAGATGCCGCGCTTGCAGGTGCTGATCGAGGGGCTGTTCGAACCGCGGCGCTTCCTCGACTACCTGCGCAGCTTCATCGTCTTCGAGCAGGACGGCCCGCAGCTCCGCAAGATCCTCGCCGCCTACCATCAGTTCCACGCCGTGCGCCGCGCGGTGGAGGCCACGGTTCAGGCCAGCCACGTGGACGGCGACCGCCGCGCCGGCGTGGTCTGGCATACGCAGGGCTCCGGCAAGAGCCTCTCGATGCTCTTCTACGCCGGCCAGCTCGTGCTGCACCCGGCGCTGCAGAACCCCACGCTCGTGGTGATCACCGACCGCAACGACTTGGACGACCAGCTCTACGGGACGTTTGCCCGCTGCGCCGAACTGCTGCGCCAGGACCCGGTGCAGGCCACCGACCGCGCGCACCTCCGGCAACTCCTCCGCGTCGCGTCCGGCGGAGTCGTCTTCACCACGATCCAGAAGTTCTCGCCGGAGGAGCGCGGCGACCGCTTCCCGCTGCTCTCCGACCGGCGCAACATCGTCGTGATCGCCGATGAGGCGCACCGCAGCCAGTACGACTTCGTCGACGGCTACGCCCGCCACCTGCGCGACGCCCTGCCCAACGCGACGTTCATCGGCTTCACCGGCACGCCGATTGACCTTGAGGACCGCAGCACCCGCGCCGTCTTCGGCGACTACATCAGCGTCTACGACATCCAGCGCGCCATCGACGACCACACCACCGTACCGATCTACTACGAGAGCCGCCTTGCCAAACTGGCGCTGCCCGAGGAGGAGCAGCCGCACCTCGACGCGGAGTTCGAGGAGCTGACCGAGGGCGAGGAGGAGACGCAGCGCGAGCGGCTGAAGACGAAGTGGGCGGCGCTGGAGGCCGTGGTCGGCGCCGGGCGGCGGCTGGAGCTGGTGGCCGAGGACCTGGTGGCGCATTTCGAGCGGCGGCAGCAGGCGCTGCTGGGCAAGGGCCTCATTGTCGGCATGAGCCGCCGCATCTGCGTCGAGCTGTACGAGGCGATCATCCGCCTGCGCCCCGCCTGGCACAGCGACGACGACGCGGCCGGCGCGATCAAGCTGGTGATGACCGGCTCGGCGCCGGATCCGCTCACCTGGCAGCCGCACATCCGCAACAAGCCGGCGCGCGAGGCGCTGGCGCGGCGCTTCAAGGACCCGGACGACCCGTTGCAGCTCGTGATCGTGCGCGATATGTGGCTCACCGGCTTCGACGTGCCGGCGCTGCACACGATGTACGTGGACAAGCCGATGCGCGGCCACGGGCTGATGCAGGCGATCGCCCGCGTCAACCGCGTCTTCCGCGACAAGCCGGGCGGGCTCGTGGTGGACTACCTGGGCTTCGCCGACCAGCTCAAGCGGGCGCTGGCGCAGTACACGGCGGGCGGGGGCGCCGGCCAGCCCACCGTGGACCAACGCGAGGCCGTCGCGGTGACGCAGGAGAAGGTCGAGATCGTCGCCGCCTTCTTCCACGGCTTCGACGCCTCGCCGTTCAAAGCCGGCACGGCCGCGGAGAAGCTCGCTGTCTTGCCCGCGGCGCAGGAGCACATCCTCGCCCAGGCCGACGGCAAGCGCCGGTATCTTGTCGCCGTCTCGGAGCTGTCCAAAGCCTTCGCCCTCGCCGTACCGGCCGACGAAGCGATGGCGATGATCGACGACCTGCGCTTCTACCAGGCGGTGCAGGCGGTGCTGGGCAAAGAGTCGATCCGCACGCAGCGGGCGCCGGACGAGCTAGACCACGCCATCCGCCAGCTCATCTCCCAGGCGATCGCGCCGGAGGGCGTGGTGGACATCTTCGCCGCCGCGGGGCTTGCGAAGCCCGACCTCTCTATCCTCTCCGACCAGTTCCTCGCCGAAGTGCAGGCGCTGCCGCAGAAGAACCTTGCGGTAGAAGTCCTGCGCAAGCTGCTCAACGATGAGATCAAGACCCGCTCGGCGAAGAACGCCGTGCAGGCGCGGTCGTTCGGGGAGCTGCTGCAACGGGCCGTGCTCGCATACCAGAACCGCTCGATCGAGACGGCCCAGGTGATTGAGCAGCTCATCCAGCTTGCGAAGGAGCTGGAGCATGCGCAGCGGCGCGGCGAGCAACTCGGGCTGCGCGAGGATGAGCTCGCCTTCTATGACGCGCTGCGGCTGAGCGCGAGCGCGGTCGATGTCATGGGCGATGCCACGCTGGCCGCGATTGCACGCGAGCTGGTGGCGAAGGTGCGGGCGAACGTCACCGTAGACTGGACGGTGCGGGAGGACGCGCGAGCGGCCTTGCGGGCGCTAGTGCGGCGGGTGCTGCGCCACCACCGCTACCCACCCGATGCCCAGCCCGAGGCGATTACCGGGGTGCTGCAACAAGCGGAGCTGTTTGCGGCCGATTGGGCGGCATAG